The Misgurnus anguillicaudatus chromosome 12, ASM2758022v2, whole genome shotgun sequence region ATATCGTACAGGTTAAAGGCCCATCTCAGTTTCTCTGTCACAGAGCCTCGAAGTAGAACAGAGAGGCCAATTACAAAGTCCTGCCAAAACACATGCATTCAAATGCTTTATATTCTTAGTTAATGGGAGACAGTgcttgcataaaataacacaaactaGCTAGCATTAGTTTCGATTTTTAGATCCATACAGTGTCCTTTACAGTACCTCAAAGCGTATTGAGCCATTTCGGTCCATGTCGAATGCATTGAAAAGGAAATGTGCATATGTGGTTGCATCTGAAAAAGATTTATTGTTAACAAGATTATGCGCATATTATTCAATAAAAATGCAACATCGAACACTACCCCACCTCCTTGAGGGAAGAACTGGGAATAGATCGATTTAAAGGTCTCCTCATCCACCAATCCACTGGGGCACTCCTGTTTATACAGACAAGACAAAAACTGTTACCATCACTGTCTGTAACTTATGCAAAATTCACAGGTCCTGATCTCACGTTTTTAAAGCCTCTGTACAGCGACTGAAGCTCCTTCCTTGTGAACTTGGTCTGAGCTTGCAACTGGTCGAGACCCTCGGGCTGATGTCTCACCATGGACAACTCCAGATCACAGTCAAAACTCTCTGTTAGATAGAGAAAGGACAGAGGAGGAGAAGGTGTGGAGGTGGAATGACTCGGTTTCTTTTAGGAGGGAACCAGGTACAGCACAGAGGAGGTGAAGGGTGTTTTGGAGAACCACAGGAGTTGGGGAGGAGGCAAATAAAAGAGATGATGTAAGCTAGAAGGGAAGGAAAATAGATAGGGACACAAATAAGGGTTCTGTGGGCCCTATTAAAGATTTACTCACCATCTATGTGGCATGAAAGAAGAAAATAAGAAGAAAAAAGATTCAGAGAGGATATAAAACATACCAGTGGAGAATAATATATTATTTGGG contains the following coding sequences:
- the kcnip3b gene encoding calsenilin isoform X3, encoding MAIQGMELFAVAVVMLLFFIMLKQFGIWEPLGLDESFDCDLELSMVRHQPEGLDQLQAQTKFTRKELQSLYRGFKNECPSGLVDEETFKSIYSQFFPQGDATTYAHFLFNAFDMDRNGSIRFEDFVIGLSVLLRGSVTEKLRWAFNLYDINKDGYITREEMLAIIKSIYDLMGSYTYPSVREYAAFEHVEIFFQKMDRNRDGLVTIDEFIETCQRDENIMSSMQLFENVI